The Neomonachus schauinslandi chromosome 4, ASM220157v2, whole genome shotgun sequence genome includes a region encoding these proteins:
- the LOC110580579 gene encoding 40S ribosomal protein S27-like, which yields MASNRGTLEKRTDHCLSLRHHEQLTDACRINRLLARDLLHPSLDEEKRKHKKKQLVQSPHSYFMDVKCPRCYKITAVFSHAQMVVTWVGCSTVLCQPTGGKVRLTEGCSSLRRKQH from the exons ATGGCTAGCAATAGGGGCACACTAGAGAAACGTACGGATCACTGTCTCTCACTGCGCCACCACGAGCAGCTGACAGATGCATGCAG GATTAACAGGCTTTTGGCTAGAGATTTACTACACCCGTCCTTGGacgaggaaaagagaaaacataaaaagaaacagcTAGTTCAAAGCCCACATTCCTATTTTATGGATGTAAAATGTCCACGTTGTTACAAGATCACCGCGGTGTTCAGCCATGCTCAGATGGTGGTTACTTGGGTAGGCTGTTCAACAGTGTTGTGCCAGCCAACAGGAGGAAAGGTCAGACTCACAGAGGGGTGTTCTTCATTGAGAAGAAAGCAACACTAA